The following coding sequences are from one Rutidosis leptorrhynchoides isolate AG116_Rl617_1_P2 chromosome 11, CSIRO_AGI_Rlap_v1, whole genome shotgun sequence window:
- the LOC139875833 gene encoding uncharacterized protein, with the protein MRVKNTKFSKWLLRVGNGEIGVPDTEDPLNSRWVQIPDQFCIPDDENGLANLISFIYPRESLQNPSAVYLQQKAIVCPKNDAADTINSLIVDMVDGPVTTYGSYDTATPHGNDGGEAELFYPAEYLNTLNYPGLPPHEPHLKKGVPAILLRNINISGLCNGTRMIITQMLAKSMEAEIITGTRVGEKVFFPRMSLIHKEPTLPFIMKRQQFPLKISYAMIINKSQGQSLN; encoded by the coding sequence atGAGGGTGAAGAACACAAAATTTTCGAAGTGGTTGTTGAGGGTAGGAAATGGTGAAATTGGTGTGCCTGACACAGAAGACCCGTTGAATAGTCGTTGGGTACAAATCCCTGATCAGTTCTGTATTCCTGATGATGAAAATGGATTGGCAAATCTGATTTCTTTTATATACCCTCGTGAATCACTGCAAAATCCATCCGCAGTCTACCTGCAGCAAAAAGCAATTGTCTGTCCCAAGAACGACGCTGCCGATACGATAAACAGCTTAATCGTCGATATGGTTGATGGTCCAGTTACAACTTATGGCAGCTACGACACTGCAACTCCACATGGAAATGACGGTGGTGAGGCGGAGTTGTTCTACCCTGCAGAATATCTAAATACGCTGAACTACCCTGGGTTGCCACCACATGAGCCACATTTAAAAAAGGGTGTACCAGCCATTCTGCTTCGCAACATTAATATATCAGGTCTTTGTAATGGCACCCGAATGATAATTACGCAAATGTTAGCCAAGTCAATGGAAGCTGAAATTATTACGGGCACCCGTGTCGGTGAGAAGGTCTTTTTCCCAAGAATGAGCCTTATCCACAAGGAACCAACGTTGCCGTTCATTATGAAGAGACAACAATTCCCGTTAAAAATCTCATACGCGATGATTATAAACAAAAGCCAGGGTCAATCGCTCAACTAA